TATGTAGGAATGTTCGATGAATTGCGTTGTGAACTTTCGCTCCACCATGAAGTCGGCTTGCGAGAAGCCCTTCGTCATGTCCCCTTTGCGGACTTTGTGATGAACAAACTCGTTCTTCTCGCCGTGCAGTGCGGGAGCTTCCGGTTTCATCGCTTCTTCGGGATCGGAGACCACGGGTAGCGGCTCATACTCAACACGGATGAGCGCCAGCGCCTGCTCGGCAGCTTCTTTGGATGTCGCCGCTACCAGAGCAAGCCCATCACCGAGATACCGGACCCGATCCTCAACCAGGATCTGCTGGTTCTTCTGCACTATCCCAAATACTCTGCTGCCGGGTATGTCTTTCGCGGTCAGGACGGCTTCGACGCCAGGGAGCTTGGCCGCTGTGGACACATCGATGGAACGCACGAGGGCATGAGGGAACTTCGATCGAAGCACCTTCCCCCACAACTGGTGTCCCACTGAATAGTCCTCGGCGAACTTCGCCCTTCCTGTGACTTTTCCCCAGGAATCAACACGGCGCTCAGATTTGCCGATAATCTTGTGTTTACGTGCCATGCATCCGACTCCAGAGTTTCTTCGCGACCTGTGCCGCTTTGTGCATGACGGCATCCTCATCGATACCGACCAATTGTTTGTTCCACACGATCCATTTGCCCCCTACGATCACATGCTGGATCATAGTCGAGTTCATCCCAAACAGGAAGTGACCGTGAAGATTCCGCGAAGTGAGCGGTGTCGGTGACGCATACTCGAGAACAACCAAATCAGCCGGGCTCCCTTTCTTCAGCGTGCCAAACGGTCTGTTGAAGAATTCGCCCGCGAGCTTCTGGCCATTCTGCACCATCACGGGAAGACGTGAAAATTCAGCCCGATGATCGGACTCCGCGTTGCGGAAGTATCCGATCTTTGATTCCTCGAACATGTCTGCGGGAAATCCATCGGTCCCCAGCGCGGCGCGTGCGCCATACCAGCCGAGGGGCGCATAACCGACAGCGTTGTTCATGTTCGATCGTGGATTGTGAACCATCCACGCCCCCGCCTTCTCTACCGCCGCAAGCTGTCTCTTCGTGAGATGAACACCGTGCACTACAATTGATTTCTTCCTGAGCACACCGAATTTCTTCAGTCGATCAATAATATCCGTCCTGTGCTTCTTCAATGAATCGACGACGTCGGCTTTGTCTTCGGCAACGTGGACATGCACGCCGCAATCATACATCGCTGCCAGCT
The genomic region above belongs to Ignavibacteriales bacterium and contains:
- the ssnA gene encoding putative aminohydrolase SsnA, translated to MSLLLKNTRAVTLAPSSIEECDIRIDEGTIVERAARLKPKQEDEIVDLKGWIVMPGFVCSHTHLYSALSRGMPAPASPPRNFVEILKKVWWKLDEALDEEAIYYSALAGAIESVKFGTTTLIDHQASPNFISGSLDLIKHAMCQVGVRGVLCYETTDRGGKKRRDEGLAENERFLTENASNAHFRGTIGAHASFTLGDDSLARLGELAAMYDCGVHVHVAEDKADVVDSLKKHRTDIIDRLKKFGVLRKKSIVVHGVHLTKRQLAAVEKAGAWMVHNPRSNMNNAVGYAPLGWYGARAALGTDGFPADMFEESKIGYFRNAESDHRAEFSRLPVMVQNGQKLAGEFFNRPFGTLKKGSPADLVVLEYASPTPLTSRNLHGHFLFGMNSTMIQHVIVGGKWIVWNKQLVGIDEDAVMHKAAQVAKKLWSRMHGT